CGCTGCGCAGCGGCGCGTACGACTATCTCATCAAGCCGTCGGACGTGGACGAGCTTCGCGCGACGGTCGGGCGCGCGCTCGAGCGGCGCAGGCTGCGCCAGCGCCTTGTCGAGCTGGAGCAGCTCGACAAGCTCAAGACGCAGTTCCTCTCGATGGCCTCGCACGAGCTGCGCACGCCACTGACCGCGGTGAGCGGCTTCATGCAGATCGCGCGGCGCCGCATGGGACGCCTCGGCGCGGCGACCGACGTGCCGGCATCATGGCGCGAGGAGGCGCAGAAGGCGGACGCGACGCTCGACATGGCGAACCGCCAGGCGAAGAAGCTGGCGCGCCTCATCGACGAGCTCCTCGACGTGTCCCGCCTGCAGCAGGGGCGAGTCGAGATGCGGCTCGCGGAGATCGAGCTCGGGGACGTCGTTCGTGAGGTCGGGGAGCGGATGAACCTCCTCAGCAAGGGCCACGAGATCGAGACGACGGTCCAGGGGACGGCGCCCATCGTTGCGGACCGCGACCGCATCGAGCAGGTCTTCGAGAACCTCGTCGGCAACGCGATCAAGTACTCGCCGGAGAACGGCCGCATCGAGATGTCATTGCACGTGAACGGCGCGAACGCGATCGTGTCGGTGCGCGACCAGGGCATCGGCATCGCGCCGGCCGAGGTCGAGAAGATCTTCGGTCTCTTCTACCGTTCGCCAGATCCCCGCGCCGATCACGTCGGCGGTCTCGGGCTCGGGCTCTACATCAGCCGCGAGATCGTGTCGCGGCATCACGGAAAGCTCTGGGCCGAGCGCAACCCTGACGCGGGCACGACGTTCCACGTGACGCTGCCGCTGGCGCACGTCAGATCCCGCGAGGAGGCTCGGACAGCCTGACCCGCCCGACCTCCGCTGCCGACCTTCCACGTTTCCACGCGAAGACGCTCGCCGAGTGGCGTCGGTGGCTGCGCGACCACCACGACAAGGAGCCGGGCGTGTGGCTCGTCTCGTACAAGGCCGCCACCGGCAAAGCTCGACTCACGTACGAGGAGTCCATCCCGGACGCCTTGTGCTACGGCTGGATCGACAGCGTGAACAAGCCGCTCGACGACGAGCGCATGGGTCTGCTCTTCACGCCTCGGAGGCCGGGCAGCGGATGGTCGCGCTCGAACAAGGTCCGCATCGCGCGCCTCATGAAGGAGGGGCGGATGCAGCCGGCGGGGCTGGCCAAGATCGCGGCCGCGAAGAGAGACGGCTCGTGGACCCTTCTCGACAGCGTCGAGGCGATGCAGGTCCCGAAGGATCTGCGACGCGCACTTGGTACGGCGGGTATGCGGAAGTTCGACGCGCTCACGCCGGGACGCAGGAAGGAGCATCTGCGGATGCTCGTGACGGCGAAGAAGCCTGAAACACGTGCGAAGCGCATCGCGGACGTCGTGCGCGTCGTGACCCATGCAGTGGCTCCGTAGTTCGTTCGAAGCCGTAATAGATCGCGACCCCAACGCTGACGCGCGGGCGCCGCCCCCAGGTCCACGATGACGACGTGCTGAGAATGGCACTCGCGCTCTGCCTTGTCCTGGTGCTCCTCCTCGCCCATCCCGTGCCGGCGGCCGCCTGCGGCGCGGGACCCTTCGACCCGCGCGAGCACACGGAGCTGCTCGTGCTGGGGCGTGCGCGTTCGATCGAGCTCGACGCCCGCACGAACACCGACTTCGTCGAAGCCACTGTGACGC
This window of the Candidatus Limnocylindria bacterium genome carries:
- a CDS encoding ATP-binding protein: MAASKILVVDDEQSVATTIKAILQLDGNEVTAVTSGKEALALLKEHEFDVVLTDLRLDDLDGIEILRETQKLWPDTVSIMLTGYASLESAVTALRSGAYDYLIKPSDVDELRATVGRALERRRLRQRLVELEQLDKLKTQFLSMASHELRTPLTAVSGFMQIARRRMGRLGAATDVPASWREEAQKADATLDMANRQAKKLARLIDELLDVSRLQQGRVEMRLAEIELGDVVREVGERMNLLSKGHEIETTVQGTAPIVADRDRIEQVFENLVGNAIKYSPENGRIEMSLHVNGANAIVSVRDQGIGIAPAEVEKIFGLFYRSPDPRADHVGGLGLGLYISREIVSRHHGKLWAERNPDAGTTFHVTLPLAHVRSREEARTA
- a CDS encoding YdeI/OmpD-associated family protein → MWLVSYKAATGKARLTYEESIPDALCYGWIDSVNKPLDDERMGLLFTPRRPGSGWSRSNKVRIARLMKEGRMQPAGLAKIAAAKRDGSWTLLDSVEAMQVPKDLRRALGTAGMRKFDALTPGRRKEHLRMLVTAKKPETRAKRIADVVRVVTHAVAP